The proteins below are encoded in one region of Segatella copri:
- a CDS encoding OmpA family protein, whose translation MRKKIFSIAMMCLAAMTASAQTAGQSSDSLYIQKSYSQEQMLMPVNPTYLKHVSEAANWGRNWFIEAKGGASAFLGTPIGCGDVFDRVTPLLQIGVGKWFTPAIGGRIGFQGLSFKNAEFHTMKYQFVHADFLYNITSGIRQNESGIPLWDVIPFVGVGMIHNSDWINNCTCQGGSSGSHPFAFTYGVEARYRISDRVHLVGEVRGMLTARNFDGIGTSTKFGDNMLSVSAGLSFTIGKTGWKRVVDATPYIEQNLALQDYIAYMRDRNAHLEKRLAGNDDGKTVYPKNSYSGLNSLRARLSMNGKSKQGVMGSGDGNMAGHADGYRPDSLSSSDHLKVSIGVPVYFFFKLNSDKLVDKSQLVNLDDIAKMAKQENLKIKISGAADSATGTQSGNQDLGKRRAKFIAKALIKRGVDKSQIKAYNLGGIDKYAANEANRFTTVVLLK comes from the coding sequence ATGAGAAAGAAAATATTTTCAATAGCAATGATGTGCCTGGCTGCAATGACAGCTTCGGCACAAACTGCCGGACAGAGTTCTGACAGTCTTTATATCCAGAAATCATACAGTCAGGAGCAGATGCTCATGCCTGTGAATCCTACATATCTCAAGCATGTAAGCGAAGCAGCCAACTGGGGTAGAAATTGGTTTATAGAAGCAAAGGGCGGGGCTTCAGCTTTTCTTGGGACGCCCATTGGTTGCGGTGACGTGTTCGACCGTGTCACTCCTCTCTTGCAGATAGGAGTCGGCAAATGGTTCACGCCCGCAATCGGTGGACGAATAGGATTTCAGGGACTCAGCTTTAAGAACGCAGAGTTCCATACGATGAAGTATCAGTTTGTCCATGCAGACTTTCTGTACAACATCACGTCCGGCATCCGTCAGAACGAAAGCGGAATCCCTCTTTGGGATGTGATTCCCTTCGTAGGTGTCGGCATGATTCATAATTCCGACTGGATCAACAACTGTACCTGCCAGGGCGGTTCAAGTGGCAGTCATCCGTTTGCTTTCACCTATGGCGTGGAAGCCCGTTACCGCATCAGCGACCGTGTTCATCTCGTAGGAGAGGTGAGAGGAATGCTGACCGCCAGGAACTTTGACGGCATCGGAACTTCTACCAAGTTCGGTGACAACATGCTTTCCGTTTCAGCCGGTCTGTCCTTCACGATAGGCAAGACGGGGTGGAAGCGAGTAGTGGATGCTACTCCTTACATCGAGCAGAATCTCGCCCTTCAGGACTACATAGCCTACATGAGGGATAGGAATGCTCATCTGGAAAAGCGACTTGCAGGAAATGATGATGGCAAGACCGTCTATCCGAAAAACAGCTACAGTGGTCTCAACTCCCTCCGTGCCCGACTCTCGATGAATGGCAAAAGCAAGCAGGGTGTAATGGGCAGCGGTGATGGCAACATGGCAGGTCATGCAGATGGCTATCGCCCAGATTCCCTTTCATCTTCTGACCACTTGAAAGTAAGCATTGGTGTTCCGGTGTATTTCTTCTTCAAACTCAACTCCGACAAACTGGTTGACAAGTCACAACTCGTGAACCTCGACGACATTGCGAAGATGGCCAAGCAGGAAAATCTGAAGATTAAAATATCCGGTGCAGCCGATAGTGCTACTGGCACTCAGTCCGGCAACCAGGATTTGGGTAAGCGACGTGCCAAGTTCATAGCCAAGGCACTCATCAAGCGAGGTGTAGATAAAAGCCAGATCAAAGCCTACAACTTAGGCGGAATCGACAAATATGCGGCGAATGAGGCAAACCGCTTCACAACCGTTGTTTTGCTGAAATAG
- the mobV gene encoding MobV family relaxase: protein MGTLSKQVMDIKVTKGLASVGNEELRDWTEKGWNQAMREGNYDRSREHLNFEIRPGGIVAPIDKSRPLTRRMAENLASRGIKDPNEGLAEPRFRTVVNFIFGGSTERMRELAFGNQKVDFESKGGNEHIQRMPEIEKWAQDIYHFVADKYGEENIVSFIVHCDEKNPHVHCALLPIDKDKKFAFKKIFHGQNRIDYKNYLLALHDELAKVNEKWGLTRGVSIAETGARHRSTEEYRRWLANECVTLEAQMLNTRKALEDLNMELSIAQKKQKSFTSMIENLKPEINRLEAELKPLRALQANSDNISADIARKIQSLEQQKALVEDKLADKEKKLSETNQLLDTLRKDKEEIERQASELEDKANQSELSWAHNMSYHLNGVMLDTMAHEFAIRFPNLPDSVKLDFDGTLLCQLAEDGNHVVKVALNLVCGFVDDATTIAQTHGGGGGSPGSGWGKRPDEDDREWARRCLAMARKMCAPSVGRRKKM, encoded by the coding sequence ATGGGAACATTATCAAAACAGGTCATGGACATCAAGGTTACCAAAGGTCTCGCTTCGGTAGGCAACGAAGAGTTGAGAGACTGGACGGAGAAGGGATGGAACCAGGCCATGCGTGAAGGCAACTACGACCGTAGCCGTGAGCATCTCAACTTCGAGATCCGTCCAGGTGGCATTGTCGCCCCGATAGACAAGAGCCGTCCGCTTACCAGACGCATGGCAGAAAATCTCGCCTCACGTGGCATCAAAGACCCCAACGAAGGACTGGCAGAACCACGTTTCCGAACCGTGGTGAATTTCATCTTTGGAGGTTCAACGGAACGTATGCGAGAGCTTGCCTTTGGCAATCAGAAGGTAGATTTTGAAAGCAAGGGTGGTAATGAGCATATCCAGCGAATGCCAGAAATAGAAAAGTGGGCACAGGATATCTACCACTTTGTGGCAGATAAATATGGAGAGGAAAACATCGTCTCCTTCATCGTCCACTGCGATGAGAAAAATCCGCATGTCCACTGTGCTCTTCTGCCTATTGATAAGGATAAAAAGTTCGCCTTCAAGAAAATCTTTCATGGTCAGAACCGTATAGATTACAAGAACTATCTTCTTGCCCTGCACGATGAACTGGCCAAGGTCAATGAAAAATGGGGACTCACAAGAGGGGTGTCGATAGCAGAGACTGGAGCACGTCATCGTTCAACGGAAGAGTATCGACGATGGCTTGCCAACGAGTGCGTGACGCTCGAAGCCCAGATGCTGAACACCCGGAAAGCCCTCGAAGATCTGAATATGGAACTCTCCATCGCCCAGAAGAAGCAGAAATCCTTCACCTCCATGATCGAGAATCTGAAGCCAGAAATCAACCGCCTTGAAGCAGAACTCAAACCGCTGAGAGCCTTGCAAGCTAATAGCGACAACATCAGTGCCGACATCGCCCGTAAGATTCAGAGTCTTGAACAGCAGAAGGCTTTGGTGGAAGATAAACTGGCAGACAAGGAGAAGAAACTTTCAGAGACCAACCAGTTGCTTGACACCCTCCGCAAGGACAAGGAAGAGATTGAGAGGCAGGCAAGTGAACTGGAAGACAAAGCCAACCAGTCTGAACTTTCCTGGGCTCACAACATGAGCTACCATCTCAACGGAGTGATGCTCGACACCATGGCACATGAGTTTGCCATTCGCTTCCCGAATCTTCCCGACAGCGTGAAACTCGACTTCGACGGCACGCTTCTCTGTCAGTTGGCTGAAGACGGAAACCATGTCGTCAAGGTAGCCTTGAACCTCGTGTGCGGTTTCGTGGATGATGCCACGACCATCGCACAGACGCATGGAGGTGGAGGCGGCAGTCCAGGCTCTGGATGGGGGAAACGGCCAGACGAAGACGATAGGGAGTGGGCAAGAAGATGCCTGGCAATGGCACGCAAAATGTGCGCTCCGTCCGTCGGAAGAAGAAAGAAGATGTAA